From Streptomyces griseorubiginosus, one genomic window encodes:
- a CDS encoding HU family DNA-binding protein produces MNRSELVAALADRAEVTRKDADAVLAAFAETVGEIVAKGDEKVTIPGFLTFERTHRAARTARNPQTGDPIQIPAGYSVKVSAGSKLKEAAKGK; encoded by the coding sequence ATGAACCGCAGTGAGCTGGTGGCCGCGCTGGCCGACCGCGCCGAGGTGACCCGCAAGGACGCCGACGCCGTTCTGGCCGCGTTCGCCGAGACCGTCGGCGAGATCGTCGCCAAGGGTGACGAGAAGGTCACCATCCCCGGCTTCCTGACCTTCGAGCGCACCCACCGTGCCGCTCGCACCGCGCGCAACCCGCAGACCGGCGACCCGATCCAGATCCCGGCCGGCTACAGCGTCAAGGTTTCGGCGGGCTCCAAGCTGAAGGAAGCCGCCAAGGGCAAGTAA
- the murA gene encoding UDP-N-acetylglucosamine 1-carboxyvinyltransferase produces the protein MTVNGSDDVLLVHGGTPLEGEIRVRGAKNLVPKAMVAALLGSEPSRLRNVPDIRDVRVVRGLLQLHGVTVRPGEEPGELVMDPTHVESANVADIDAHAGSSRIPILLCGPLLHRLGHAFIPGLGGCDIGGRPIDFHFEVLRQFGATIEKRADGQFLEAPRRLRGTKIRLPYPSVGATEQVLLTAVLAEGVTELSNAAVEPEIEDLICVLQKMGAIIAMDTDRTIRVTGVDRLGGYNHRALPDRLEAASWASAALATEGNIYVRGAQQRSMMTFLNTYRKVGGAFEIDDEGIRFWHPGGQLKSIALETDVHPGFQTDWQQPLVVALTQATGLSIIHETVYESRLGFTSALNQMGAHIQLYRECLGGSDCRFGQRNFLHSAVVSGPTKLQGADLVIPDLRGGFSYLIAALAAQGTSRVHGIDLINRGYENFMEKLVELGAKVELPGKALG, from the coding sequence ATGACCGTCAACGGCTCTGACGACGTACTGCTTGTCCACGGCGGAACCCCGCTGGAGGGCGAGATCCGTGTCCGCGGTGCGAAGAACCTCGTACCGAAGGCCATGGTCGCCGCCCTGCTGGGCAGCGAGCCGAGTCGACTGCGCAACGTTCCGGACATCCGTGACGTGCGGGTCGTACGCGGACTGCTGCAACTGCACGGCGTGACGGTCCGTCCGGGTGAGGAACCGGGCGAGCTGGTGATGGACCCGACGCACGTGGAGAGCGCGAACGTCGCTGACATCGATGCCCACGCGGGTTCCAGCCGGATCCCGATCCTGCTGTGCGGCCCGCTGCTGCACCGGCTCGGGCACGCCTTCATCCCCGGCCTCGGCGGCTGCGACATCGGCGGCCGGCCCATCGACTTCCACTTCGAGGTGCTGCGGCAGTTCGGCGCGACGATCGAGAAGCGTGCCGACGGGCAGTTCCTGGAGGCACCGCGGCGGCTGCGCGGCACGAAGATCCGGCTCCCGTACCCGTCGGTGGGCGCGACCGAGCAGGTGCTGCTGACGGCCGTCCTCGCCGAAGGTGTCACCGAGCTCTCCAACGCCGCGGTGGAGCCGGAGATCGAGGACCTCATCTGCGTCCTGCAGAAGATGGGCGCCATCATCGCGATGGACACCGACCGGACCATCCGCGTCACGGGCGTGGACCGGCTCGGCGGCTACAACCACCGCGCCCTCCCGGACCGCCTGGAGGCCGCTTCCTGGGCGTCCGCGGCGCTCGCGACCGAGGGCAACATCTACGTCCGCGGCGCCCAGCAGCGCTCGATGATGACGTTCCTGAACACCTACCGGAAGGTGGGCGGTGCCTTCGAGATCGACGACGAGGGCATCCGTTTCTGGCACCCCGGTGGCCAGTTGAAGTCCATCGCGCTCGAAACCGACGTGCACCCGGGCTTCCAGACGGACTGGCAGCAGCCGCTCGTCGTGGCCCTCACGCAGGCCACGGGCCTGTCGATCATCCACGAGACGGTCTACGAGTCCCGCCTCGGCTTCACCTCCGCGCTCAACCAGATGGGTGCGCACATCCAGCTGTACCGCGAGTGCCTGGGCGGCTCGGACTGCCGCTTCGGCCAGCGCAACTTCCTGCACTCGGCGGTCGTCTCGGGCCCCACCAAGCTCCAGGGCGCCGACCTGGTCATCCCCGACCTCCGAGGCGGCTTCTCCTACCTCATCGCCGCCCTCGCGGCCCAGGGCACCTCCCGCGTCCACGGCATCGACCTCATCAACCGCGGCTACGAGAACTTCATGGAGAAGCTCGTGGAACTGGGCGCGAAGGTCGAACTCCCGGGCAAGGCGCTCGGATAA
- a CDS encoding anti-sigma factor family protein codes for MSVYGGNQGFGTGGSGMSGSMMGSPVPNEHETVGAYALGILDDAEATAFEAHLATCEWCAQQLDELAGMEPMLAALADLPGSGTPAIGESLSAKPSPRIVNKLVDEVAERRAAKRRRSMYMVAAAAALIIGGPFVAIAANGGDSDGGGAKQGQVLAATPKELFESMSDKVSATDSSTGVSATVAMAPKNWGTSLGLELKGVKGPLKCSLIAVGTNGERWTASTWSVGKWGYGIPDGKTPESKQPLYIGGAVAPAQNEIDHFEVVDSDGNKLVQVDA; via the coding sequence ATGAGTGTGTACGGGGGTAACCAGGGATTCGGCACAGGTGGTTCGGGTATGTCTGGTTCCATGATGGGTTCTCCGGTGCCGAACGAGCATGAGACCGTCGGCGCCTACGCCCTCGGGATCCTCGACGACGCCGAGGCAACCGCTTTCGAGGCCCATCTCGCGACCTGCGAATGGTGCGCCCAGCAGCTCGACGAGCTGGCCGGTATGGAGCCCATGCTCGCCGCCCTCGCGGACCTGCCGGGCTCCGGCACCCCCGCGATCGGCGAGTCGCTCTCCGCCAAGCCCAGCCCGCGGATCGTGAACAAGCTCGTGGACGAGGTCGCGGAGCGCCGTGCGGCCAAGCGCCGCCGCAGCATGTACATGGTCGCGGCCGCGGCCGCGCTGATCATCGGCGGTCCGTTCGTCGCGATCGCGGCCAACGGCGGCGACTCGGACGGCGGCGGGGCCAAGCAGGGCCAGGTCCTGGCGGCCACCCCCAAGGAACTCTTCGAGTCCATGAGCGACAAGGTGTCGGCCACCGACTCCTCCACCGGCGTCAGCGCGACCGTCGCCATGGCGCCGAAGAACTGGGGCACCTCCCTCGGTCTGGAGCTCAAGGGCGTCAAGGGCCCCCTCAAGTGCTCCCTGATCGCGGTGGGCACCAACGGCGAGCGCTGGACGGCCTCCACCTGGTCGGTCGGCAAGTGGGGCTACGGCATTCCGGACGGCAAGACCCCGGAGTCCAAGCAGCCCCTCTACATCGGCGGTGCCGTCGCTCCGGCCCAGAACGAGATCGACCACTTCGAGGTCGTCGACTCCGACGGCAACAAGCTCGTCCAGGTCGACGCGTAA
- a CDS encoding CGNR zinc finger domain-containing protein yields MALGTATVAYELRFDAGRICLDLLATTHPEERLDSTEVLCAWIVGSGLVPQGTSLVHADPSWLVGFRELRGWIDPLVRGTASGHGYDLALAHVNEAARAAPPAPCAVCGADGTLVRELDGPPGCAALLGAIARDAVELLTDPVARAGIRECEGDNCPIVYLDTSRGRRRRWCSSEVCGNRERVARHRRRAALSRT; encoded by the coding sequence ATGGCACTGGGTACGGCCACGGTCGCGTACGAGCTGCGGTTCGACGCCGGACGGATCTGTCTGGACCTCCTCGCGACCACCCACCCCGAGGAACGCCTCGACTCGACGGAGGTGCTGTGCGCCTGGATCGTCGGTTCGGGTCTGGTGCCGCAGGGGACCTCGCTGGTGCACGCGGACCCGTCCTGGCTGGTCGGCTTCCGTGAACTGCGCGGCTGGATAGACCCGTTGGTCAGGGGCACCGCCTCCGGACACGGCTACGACCTCGCGCTCGCCCACGTCAACGAGGCCGCCCGGGCCGCGCCCCCGGCCCCGTGCGCGGTCTGCGGCGCGGACGGCACGCTGGTGCGGGAGTTGGACGGTCCGCCGGGCTGCGCGGCACTGCTCGGGGCCATCGCCAGGGACGCCGTGGAACTGCTCACGGACCCCGTCGCGCGGGCCGGGATCAGGGAGTGCGAAGGGGACAACTGCCCCATCGTGTACCTCGATACGTCACGGGGGCGCAGGAGGCGCTGGTGCTCCAGTGAGGTCTGTGGGAACCGCGAAAGAGTGGCCCGGCATCGTCGGCGCGCGGCCCTGTCGCGCACGTGA
- a CDS encoding YqgE/AlgH family protein gives MTEVSSLTGRLLVATPALADPNFDRAVVLLLDHDEEGSLGVVLNRPTPVDVGDILEGWADLAGEPGVVFQGGPVSLDSALGVAVIPGGGAVDGAPLGWRRVHGAIGLVDLEAPPELLASALGSLRIFAGYAGWGPGQLEDELVEGAWYVVESEPGDVSSPSPERLWREVLRRQRNELAMVATYPDDPSLN, from the coding sequence ATGACCGAGGTGTCCTCGCTCACAGGGCGGTTGCTCGTGGCAACGCCCGCCCTGGCGGACCCGAACTTCGACCGCGCGGTGGTGCTCCTTCTCGACCACGACGAGGAGGGCTCGCTCGGCGTCGTCCTCAACCGGCCCACCCCGGTGGACGTCGGGGACATCCTGGAGGGCTGGGCCGACCTCGCGGGCGAGCCCGGTGTGGTCTTCCAGGGCGGCCCGGTCTCCCTCGACTCGGCCCTGGGGGTCGCCGTCATTCCCGGCGGCGGAGCTGTCGACGGTGCCCCGCTGGGCTGGCGCAGAGTGCACGGCGCGATCGGACTGGTCGACCTGGAGGCCCCGCCCGAGCTGCTCGCCTCGGCCCTCGGCAGCCTGCGCATCTTCGCCGGGTACGCCGGCTGGGGCCCCGGTCAGCTGGAGGACGAGCTGGTGGAGGGCGCCTGGTACGTCGTCGAGTCGGAACCCGGCGACGTCTCCTCCCCGTCCCCGGAAAGACTCTGGCGCGAGGTCCTGCGCCGCCAGCGCAACGAACTCGCGATGGTGGCCACCTACCCGGACGACCCTTCGCTCAACTGA
- a CDS encoding extracellular solute-binding protein, producing the protein MKLSPHLPSLLLAALVVTACAPQTSSNSSSDKDEKTGTLRVWLFQEVGNKPKEKVVDSVVTAFEKAHKDTEVDVEYIPVETRAQRVKAAFNDPSSAPDVMEYGNTDTAGYVKDGGLLDVTDEFGDWSESKDTDPTARTSVTVDGKVYGSPFYVGVRALYYRTDVFRELGLEVPKTMAELATTARKIRAAKPELYGLVVGGAYTYGAMPFIWANGGELATGKGGSYASAISGADAQKGIKEYTSLFTDDNCPAAKCAGMGGNDTITAFAAGKAGMAIGGDFSHTAVEAGKVKGKYAVVPLPGVSAGSIAPAFAGGNNIGVLKSTSHRTLAVQLMEQLTSKKTQASMFDAMGFLPTFGDVRDRVAAEHPYVKPFARTLAAGTKFVPASPGWSQIDSSLVLPTMFQEVISGRKSVAAASGEAAKKMDAAFGSVG; encoded by the coding sequence ATGAAGCTCTCCCCCCACCTCCCCTCCCTGCTCCTCGCCGCCCTGGTCGTCACCGCCTGCGCCCCCCAGACCTCCTCCAACTCCTCCTCCGACAAGGACGAGAAGACCGGCACCCTGCGCGTCTGGCTCTTCCAGGAGGTCGGCAACAAGCCGAAGGAGAAGGTCGTCGACTCCGTCGTCACCGCCTTCGAGAAGGCCCACAAGGACACCGAGGTCGACGTCGAGTACATCCCGGTCGAGACCCGCGCCCAGCGCGTCAAGGCCGCCTTCAACGACCCGTCCTCCGCACCCGACGTGATGGAGTACGGCAACACCGACACCGCCGGCTATGTGAAGGACGGCGGACTCCTCGACGTCACCGACGAGTTCGGCGACTGGAGCGAGTCGAAGGACACCGACCCCACCGCGAGGACCTCGGTCACCGTGGACGGCAAGGTGTACGGCTCGCCCTTCTACGTCGGCGTCCGCGCCCTGTACTACCGGACCGACGTCTTCAGGGAACTCGGCCTCGAAGTGCCCAAGACCATGGCCGAGTTGGCCACCACCGCCCGCAAGATCCGCGCCGCGAAACCGGAGTTGTACGGCCTCGTCGTCGGCGGCGCCTACACCTACGGCGCGATGCCCTTCATCTGGGCCAACGGCGGCGAACTCGCCACCGGCAAGGGCGGGTCGTACGCCTCGGCGATCTCCGGCGCCGACGCTCAGAAGGGCATCAAGGAGTACACCTCGCTCTTCACCGACGACAACTGCCCCGCCGCCAAGTGCGCCGGCATGGGCGGCAACGACACCATCACCGCGTTCGCGGCGGGCAAGGCCGGCATGGCGATCGGCGGCGACTTCAGCCATACGGCGGTGGAGGCCGGGAAGGTCAAGGGGAAGTACGCGGTGGTGCCGCTGCCGGGGGTCTCGGCCGGGTCGATCGCTCCCGCGTTCGCCGGCGGCAACAACATCGGCGTACTGAAGAGCACTTCGCACCGGACGCTGGCCGTCCAGCTGATGGAGCAACTCACCTCGAAGAAGACCCAGGCGTCGATGTTCGACGCGATGGGCTTCCTGCCGACCTTCGGGGACGTCCGTGACCGGGTCGCCGCGGAGCATCCGTACGTGAAGCCGTTCGCGCGGACCCTCGCGGCCGGGACGAAGTTCGTGCCCGCCTCGCCCGGCTGGTCGCAGATCGACTCCTCGCTGGTGCTGCCGACGATGTTCCAGGAGGTCATCAGCGGTAGAAAGAGCGTGGCCGCGGCCTCCGGGGAAGCGGCGAAGAAGATGGACGCCGCGTTCGGGTCCGTCGGGTGA
- a CDS encoding NAD-dependent malic enzyme — protein MATAPSVSYSMTVRLEVPASGTAVSQLTTAVESSGGSVTGLDVTASGHEKLRIDVTIAASSTKHADEIVEELRKIEGVTLGKVSDRTFLMHLGGKIEMASKHPIRNRDDLSMIYTPGVARVCMAIAENPEDARRLTIKRNSVAVVTDGSAVLGLGNIGPKAALPVMEGKAALFKRFAGIDAWPLCLDTQDTDQIVEIVKAIAPGFAGINLEDISAPRCFEIEARLREALDIPVFHDDQHGTAIVCLAALTNALRVTGKAIENIRVVMSGAGAAGTAILKLLLAAGVKNAVVADIHGVVHAGREDLRDAAADSPLRWIADNTNPEGLTGTLKEAVRGADVFIGVSAPNVLDGDDVAAMADDAIVFALANPDPEVDPAIARQTAAVVATGRSDFPNQINNVLVFPGVFRGLLDAQSRTVNTEMMLAAAKALADVVTQDELNPNYIIPSVFNDKVAGAVAGAVRDAAKAAGATV, from the coding sequence ATGGCAACGGCGCCCAGCGTCTCCTACTCGATGACGGTCCGGCTGGAGGTGCCCGCGAGCGGAACCGCCGTCTCGCAGCTCACCACCGCCGTGGAGTCCTCCGGAGGCTCGGTGACCGGCCTCGACGTCACCGCCTCCGGTCACGAGAAGCTCCGGATCGACGTCACGATCGCGGCCAGCTCCACCAAGCACGCCGACGAGATCGTCGAGGAGCTCCGCAAGATCGAGGGCGTCACCCTCGGCAAGGTCTCCGACCGTACGTTCCTCATGCACCTCGGCGGCAAGATCGAGATGGCGTCCAAGCACCCCATCCGCAACCGCGACGACCTCTCCATGATCTACACCCCGGGCGTGGCCCGCGTGTGCATGGCGATCGCCGAGAACCCCGAGGACGCCCGCCGCCTCACCATCAAGCGCAACTCCGTTGCGGTCGTGACGGACGGCTCGGCCGTGCTGGGCCTCGGCAACATCGGCCCCAAGGCCGCCCTGCCGGTCATGGAGGGCAAGGCGGCCCTCTTCAAGCGCTTCGCCGGCATCGACGCCTGGCCGCTGTGCCTGGACACCCAGGACACCGACCAGATCGTCGAGATCGTCAAGGCGATCGCCCCCGGGTTCGCCGGCATCAACCTCGAGGACATCTCCGCGCCCCGCTGCTTCGAGATCGAGGCGCGGCTGCGTGAGGCCCTCGACATCCCCGTCTTCCACGACGACCAGCACGGCACCGCGATCGTCTGCCTCGCCGCCCTGACGAACGCACTTCGCGTCACCGGCAAGGCAATTGAGAACATCCGGGTCGTCATGTCCGGCGCCGGCGCGGCCGGTACGGCCATCCTCAAGCTGCTGCTCGCGGCCGGCGTGAAGAACGCCGTCGTCGCCGACATCCACGGCGTGGTGCACGCGGGCCGCGAGGACCTGCGCGACGCCGCCGCGGACTCGCCGCTGCGCTGGATCGCCGACAACACCAACCCCGAGGGCCTGACGGGGACCTTGAAGGAGGCCGTGCGCGGCGCCGACGTCTTCATCGGCGTCTCGGCGCCCAACGTCCTCGACGGCGACGACGTGGCCGCCATGGCCGACGACGCGATCGTGTTCGCGCTCGCGAATCCCGACCCCGAGGTCGACCCCGCGATCGCCCGCCAGACGGCGGCCGTCGTGGCCACCGGCCGCTCCGACTTCCCGAACCAGATCAACAACGTGCTGGTCTTCCCGGGCGTCTTCCGCGGTCTGCTGGACGCCCAGTCCCGCACGGTCAACACCGAGATGATGCTCGCGGCCGCGAAGGCGCTCGCGGACGTCGTCACCCAGGACGAGCTGAACCCGAACTACATCATCCCGAGCGTCTTCAACGACAAGGTCGCGGGCGCGGTGGCGGGTGCGGTGCGGGACGCGGCGAAGGCGGCCGGGGCGACGGTCTAG
- a CDS encoding DUF3039 domain-containing protein, giving the protein MSTLEPERGTGTGTLVEPTPQTSHGDGDHERFAHYVQKDKIMASALDGTPVVALCGKVWVPGRDPKKYPVCPMCKEIYESMGSGDDEGGDK; this is encoded by the coding sequence ATGAGCACTCTCGAGCCCGAGCGCGGGACTGGTACGGGGACCCTCGTCGAGCCCACGCCGCAGACTTCCCACGGCGACGGCGACCACGAGCGCTTCGCCCACTACGTCCAGAAGGACAAGATCATGGCGAGCGCCCTCGACGGGACTCCCGTCGTGGCGCTGTGCGGCAAGGTGTGGGTACCCGGCCGCGATCCCAAGAAGTATCCCGTGTGTCCCATGTGCAAGGAGATCTACGAGTCCATGGGTTCCGGGGACGACGAGGGCGGCGACAAGTAG
- a CDS encoding sigma-70 family RNA polymerase sigma factor — MSQPSEPDEELMRALYREHAGPLLAYVLRLVAGDRQRAEDVVQETLIRAWKNAGQLNRATGSVRPWLVTVARRIVIDGHRSRQARPQEVDPSPLEVIPAEDEIDKALWLMTLSDALDDLTPAHREVLVETYFKGRTVNEAAETLGIPSGTVRSRVFYALRSMKLALEERGVTA; from the coding sequence ATGTCCCAGCCCTCGGAACCTGATGAGGAGCTGATGCGTGCCCTGTACAGAGAGCACGCCGGGCCTCTCCTTGCGTATGTCCTCCGGTTGGTTGCGGGTGACCGCCAGAGAGCCGAGGACGTGGTGCAGGAGACGCTCATCCGTGCCTGGAAGAACGCCGGACAGCTCAATCGAGCGACCGGATCGGTACGCCCCTGGCTGGTGACGGTCGCCCGGCGCATCGTCATCGACGGACACCGCAGCCGGCAGGCCCGGCCGCAGGAGGTCGATCCGTCACCGCTGGAGGTCATCCCCGCGGAGGACGAGATCGACAAGGCGCTGTGGTTGATGACGCTGTCGGACGCGCTCGACGACCTGACCCCGGCTCACCGGGAGGTGCTCGTCGAGACGTATTTCAAGGGGCGTACCGTCAACGAGGCGGCTGAGACGCTGGGCATCCCCAGTGGCACCGTCCGCTCGCGGGTGTTCTACGCCCTGCGGTCGATGAAGCTCGCACTGGAGGAGCGGGGGGTGACGGCGTGA
- a CDS encoding DUF1772 domain-containing protein: protein MTQTTSRSSRLVLGAATVATGLIAGSFYVFACAVMPALSRSDDRVYVQVMRDINEVIQNPVFFLSFLGAPLLTAVAAWQARGGAGRRWVWAACTASALAFLVTVAFNIPLNDALTRNDSYGTLREEFEDPWVAWNAVRAGLLTVALGLLVKATGRAGAEPAVG from the coding sequence ATGACACAGACCACCAGCAGGAGCAGCCGACTCGTCCTGGGCGCGGCCACCGTCGCCACGGGCCTGATCGCCGGGTCCTTCTACGTCTTCGCGTGCGCCGTGATGCCGGCCCTGTCCCGCAGCGACGACCGCGTCTACGTCCAGGTGATGCGGGACATCAACGAGGTCATCCAGAACCCGGTGTTCTTCCTCAGCTTCCTGGGCGCACCCCTGCTCACGGCGGTGGCGGCGTGGCAGGCGCGGGGCGGGGCGGGACGCCGGTGGGTATGGGCGGCCTGCACGGCTTCCGCCCTGGCCTTCCTGGTCACCGTCGCCTTCAACATCCCCCTCAACGACGCCCTCACGAGAAACGACTCCTACGGCACGCTCCGCGAGGAGTTCGAGGACCCGTGGGTGGCGTGGAACGCGGTGCGGGCGGGGTTGCTGACGGTGGCGCTGGGACTGCTGGTGAAGGCCACCGGCCGGGCCGGTGCCGAACCTGCCGTCGGCTGA
- a CDS encoding HelD family protein, which translates to MAAQAQQSAVGSVQDSVRDREISVEQEHLDRVYRRLEEKIHEAEFLMNDAAKRGQVGTPGALAERDAQVFRAGVHLNRLNNEFEDFLFGRIDLLLGKDGKKGPDGAYTAVEPAEGAVREDNTADIAETLHIGRIGVLDSDYAPLVIDWRAPAAAPFYRSTPVDPGRVVRRRVIRSKGRKVLGVEDDLMRPELKAFLDGHELPVIGDGALMAALGQARSHTMRDIVASIQAEQDLVIRAPAASVTYVEGGPGTGKTAVALHRAAYLLYQDRRRYSGGILIVSPTPLLVAYTEGVLPSLGEEGQVAIRAIGSLVDGVEATLYDSPAVARAKGSYRMLKVLRKAARGALELGTGGAGGTHGRSDSGQLSFGDADQDEAGLGGGSGAGAAVSPKGPPTRLRVVAFGRRLELEGDELERIRRNALGGTAPVNLLRPRARKLLLDALWARSGAGSRHTDPELAAELRSSFDEDVASEDSFIEFLDAWWPELTPKAVLAAMADERRLGRWARRILNPGEVRRVARSLRRDGLTVHDIAMLDELQAVLGTPARPRKRRDLDPLDQLTGLEELMPVREESQRERAERLAQERVEYAHVIVDEAQDLTPMQWHMVGRRGRHATWTVVGDPAQSSWSDPDEAAEARDEALGTRPRRRFQLTVNYRNPSEIADLAAKVLALAMPGAESPRAVRSTGVEPRFTVVRKSLGETVREEAARLLGLVDGTVGVVVAMNRREEAARWLTGLGDRVVALGSLEAKGLEYDATIVVSPAEIADESPAGLRVLYVALTRATQQLTVVSADRDQPNVEGVPDLLRD; encoded by the coding sequence GTGGCCGCTCAGGCTCAACAATCCGCGGTCGGCTCGGTTCAGGACTCGGTTCGGGACCGTGAGATCAGCGTCGAACAGGAACATCTGGACCGGGTGTACCGGCGCCTCGAGGAGAAGATCCACGAGGCGGAGTTCCTGATGAACGACGCGGCCAAGCGCGGCCAGGTCGGCACCCCCGGCGCGCTCGCCGAGCGGGACGCCCAGGTGTTCCGGGCCGGAGTCCACCTCAACCGGCTCAACAACGAGTTCGAGGACTTCCTCTTCGGCCGCATCGACCTGCTCCTCGGCAAGGACGGCAAGAAGGGTCCCGACGGCGCCTACACCGCCGTCGAACCCGCCGAGGGCGCGGTCCGCGAGGACAACACCGCGGACATCGCGGAGACCCTGCACATCGGCCGGATCGGGGTCCTCGACTCCGACTACGCGCCCCTCGTCATCGACTGGCGGGCCCCCGCCGCGGCCCCCTTCTACAGGTCCACTCCGGTGGATCCCGGGCGTGTCGTACGGCGCCGGGTGATCCGCTCCAAGGGCCGCAAGGTCCTCGGTGTCGAGGACGACCTCATGCGCCCCGAGCTCAAGGCCTTCCTCGACGGCCACGAGCTGCCCGTCATCGGCGACGGCGCCCTCATGGCCGCGCTCGGACAGGCCCGCAGCCACACCATGCGGGACATCGTCGCCTCCATCCAGGCCGAGCAGGACCTGGTCATCCGCGCCCCCGCCGCGTCCGTGACCTACGTCGAGGGCGGGCCCGGCACCGGCAAGACCGCCGTGGCCCTGCACCGCGCCGCCTACCTGCTCTACCAGGACCGCCGCCGCTACTCCGGCGGCATCCTCATCGTCTCGCCCACCCCCCTGCTGGTCGCCTACACCGAGGGCGTCCTGCCCTCCCTCGGCGAGGAGGGCCAGGTCGCCATCCGGGCCATCGGCTCCCTGGTCGACGGCGTCGAGGCCACCCTGTACGACTCCCCGGCCGTGGCCCGCGCCAAGGGCTCGTACCGGATGCTGAAGGTGCTGCGGAAGGCGGCGCGGGGAGCGCTCGAACTGGGCACCGGCGGCGCGGGCGGCACCCACGGCCGGTCCGACTCCGGGCAGCTCTCCTTCGGTGACGCCGATCAGGACGAGGCCGGTCTCGGGGGCGGGAGCGGGGCCGGGGCCGCCGTATCCCCGAAGGGACCCCCCACGCGGCTGCGCGTGGTCGCGTTCGGGCGGCGGCTGGAGCTGGAGGGGGACGAGCTGGAACGTATCCGCCGCAACGCCCTCGGCGGCACCGCGCCCGTCAACCTGCTGCGGCCCCGCGCCCGCAAGCTGCTGCTGGACGCGCTGTGGGCGCGGTCGGGAGCCGGCAGCCGGCACACCGATCCGGAGCTCGCCGCCGAACTGCGGTCGTCGTTCGACGAGGACGTGGCGAGCGAGGACAGCTTCATCGAGTTCCTCGACGCCTGGTGGCCCGAGCTCACCCCGAAGGCCGTCCTCGCCGCCATGGCCGACGAGCGGCGCCTGGGCCGCTGGGCCCGCCGCATCCTCAACCCCGGCGAGGTCCGCAGGGTCGCCCGCTCGCTCCGGCGCGACGGCCTGACCGTGCACGACATCGCCATGCTCGACGAGCTCCAGGCGGTCCTCGGCACCCCGGCCCGTCCCAGGAAGCGGCGCGACCTCGACCCGCTCGACCAGCTCACCGGCCTGGAGGAGCTGATGCCGGTGCGCGAGGAGTCGCAGCGCGAGCGGGCCGAGCGGCTCGCCCAGGAGCGCGTCGAGTACGCCCACGTCATCGTCGACGAGGCCCAGGACCTCACGCCCATGCAGTGGCACATGGTCGGCCGCCGCGGCCGGCACGCCACCTGGACGGTCGTGGGCGACCCGGCCCAGTCCTCCTGGTCCGACCCCGACGAGGCCGCCGAGGCCCGCGACGAAGCCCTCGGCACCCGTCCTCGCCGCCGCTTCCAGCTCACCGTCAACTACCGCAACCCCTCCGAGATCGCCGACCTCGCGGCGAAGGTGCTGGCGCTGGCCATGCCGGGCGCCGAGTCTCCGCGGGCCGTCCGGTCCACCGGGGTCGAGCCGCGCTTCACCGTCGTGCGGAAGTCACTCGGGGAGACCGTCCGCGAGGAGGCGGCCCGGCTCCTGGGGCTCGTCGACGGCACGGTCGGCGTCGTCGTCGCCATGAACCGCCGCGAGGAGGCGGCCCGCTGGCTCACCGGACTCGGCGACCGGGTCGTCGCGCTCGGCAGCCTGGAGGCCAAGGGCCTGGAGTACGACGCGACGATCGTCGTCTCCCCGGCCGAGATCGCCGACGAGTCGCCGGCCGGACTGCGGGTGCTCTACGTCGCCCTCACCCGCGCGACCCAGCAGCTGACGGTCGTCTCCGCGGACCGGGACCAGCCAAACGTCGAAGGGGTCCCCGATCTGCTGAGAGATTGA